In Monodelphis domestica isolate mMonDom1 chromosome 4, mMonDom1.pri, whole genome shotgun sequence, one DNA window encodes the following:
- the LOC100024663 gene encoding olfactory receptor 52B2-like isoform X1, whose amino-acid sequence MTSPPYQRYYPSLSTPYTYRWKVRRTSSQKWTRIKLLSWFFSLPLVSGRSHISNMMIVNHTIFHPAVFVLLGIPGLERYHKWLSIPLCFMYTTAVLGNSVLILVIVTERSLHEPMYMFLSMLASTDILLSTTTVPKALAIFWFCARDITFDACVTQVFFVHLMFVGESAILLAMAFDRFVAICDPLRYSVILTLPVVGRMALAIVVRSFCIMFPVIFLVRRLPFCRTNVIPHSYCEHIGVARLACADITVNIWYGFSVPMVIVITDVVLIAVSYTLILRAIFRMPSQDARHKALSTCGSHFFVILIFYFPCFFSVLTHRFGHNIPRHAHILFANLYVVIPPMLNPIIYGVKTKEIREAVNHLFIRIKK is encoded by the coding sequence GTGAGAAGGACTTCTTCACAGAAGTGGACCAGGATTAAGCTCCTCAGCTGGTTCTTCAGTCTGCCTTTGGTTTCAGGGAGAAGCCACATATCCAACATGATGATTGTCAATCACACAATCTTCCATCCTGCTGTGTTTGTTCTGCTTGGCATCCCAGGCCTAGAGAGGTACCACAAGTGGCTTTCCATTCCCCTATGCTTTATGTATACAACTGCAGTGTTGGGGAACAGTGTCCTGATTCTGGTCATTGTCACTGAGCGCAGCCTCCATGAACCCATGTACATGTTTCTCTCCATGTTGGCTAGCACTGACATTCTACTCTCCACTACTACTGTACCCAAAGCCTTGGCCATCTTCTGGTTTTGTGCCCGGGACATCACCTTTGATGCTTGTGTGACCCAAGTCTTCTTTGTCCACCTGATGTTTGTGGGAGAATCCGCCATCTTGTTGGCCATGGCATTTGATCGATTTGTAGCTATTTGTGACCCACTGAGATATTCAGTGATTTTGACATTGCCTGTTGTGGGGAGAATGGCTTTAGCCATTGTTGTTCGGAGCTTCTGCATCATGTTCCCTGTCATTTTCCTGGTAAGGAGATTACCCTTCTGTAGGACCAATGTGATTCCCCATTCATACTGTGAGCACATTGGGGTGGCTCGACTGGCTTGTGCTGACATCACTGTCAATATATGGTATGGCTTCTCTGTACCCATGGTTATAGTGATCACTGATGTGGTGCTCATTGCAGTGTCCTATACCCTGATCCTCCGTGCCATCTTTCGGATGCCCTCTCAGGATGCTAGACACAAGGCCCTCAGTACCTGTGGCTCCCACTTTTTTGTAATCCTCATATTTTACTTCCCATGTTTCTTCAGTGTACTGACTCACCGTTTTGGACACAACATTCCACGCCATGCACACATCCTATTTGCAAACCTCTATGTGGTGATACCTCCCATGCTCAACCCCATTATTTATGGGGTGAAGACAAAGGAGATCAGAGAAGCTGTGAACCACCTTTTCATCAGAATCAAGAAATGA
- the LOC100024663 gene encoding olfactory receptor 52B2-like isoform X2 → MEEVRRTSSQKWTRIKLLSWFFSLPLVSGRSHISNMMIVNHTIFHPAVFVLLGIPGLERYHKWLSIPLCFMYTTAVLGNSVLILVIVTERSLHEPMYMFLSMLASTDILLSTTTVPKALAIFWFCARDITFDACVTQVFFVHLMFVGESAILLAMAFDRFVAICDPLRYSVILTLPVVGRMALAIVVRSFCIMFPVIFLVRRLPFCRTNVIPHSYCEHIGVARLACADITVNIWYGFSVPMVIVITDVVLIAVSYTLILRAIFRMPSQDARHKALSTCGSHFFVILIFYFPCFFSVLTHRFGHNIPRHAHILFANLYVVIPPMLNPIIYGVKTKEIREAVNHLFIRIKK, encoded by the coding sequence GTGAGAAGGACTTCTTCACAGAAGTGGACCAGGATTAAGCTCCTCAGCTGGTTCTTCAGTCTGCCTTTGGTTTCAGGGAGAAGCCACATATCCAACATGATGATTGTCAATCACACAATCTTCCATCCTGCTGTGTTTGTTCTGCTTGGCATCCCAGGCCTAGAGAGGTACCACAAGTGGCTTTCCATTCCCCTATGCTTTATGTATACAACTGCAGTGTTGGGGAACAGTGTCCTGATTCTGGTCATTGTCACTGAGCGCAGCCTCCATGAACCCATGTACATGTTTCTCTCCATGTTGGCTAGCACTGACATTCTACTCTCCACTACTACTGTACCCAAAGCCTTGGCCATCTTCTGGTTTTGTGCCCGGGACATCACCTTTGATGCTTGTGTGACCCAAGTCTTCTTTGTCCACCTGATGTTTGTGGGAGAATCCGCCATCTTGTTGGCCATGGCATTTGATCGATTTGTAGCTATTTGTGACCCACTGAGATATTCAGTGATTTTGACATTGCCTGTTGTGGGGAGAATGGCTTTAGCCATTGTTGTTCGGAGCTTCTGCATCATGTTCCCTGTCATTTTCCTGGTAAGGAGATTACCCTTCTGTAGGACCAATGTGATTCCCCATTCATACTGTGAGCACATTGGGGTGGCTCGACTGGCTTGTGCTGACATCACTGTCAATATATGGTATGGCTTCTCTGTACCCATGGTTATAGTGATCACTGATGTGGTGCTCATTGCAGTGTCCTATACCCTGATCCTCCGTGCCATCTTTCGGATGCCCTCTCAGGATGCTAGACACAAGGCCCTCAGTACCTGTGGCTCCCACTTTTTTGTAATCCTCATATTTTACTTCCCATGTTTCTTCAGTGTACTGACTCACCGTTTTGGACACAACATTCCACGCCATGCACACATCCTATTTGCAAACCTCTATGTGGTGATACCTCCCATGCTCAACCCCATTATTTATGGGGTGAAGACAAAGGAGATCAGAGAAGCTGTGAACCACCTTTTCATCAGAATCAAGAAATGA